In Schlegelella aquatica, one DNA window encodes the following:
- a CDS encoding pyridoxal phosphate-dependent aminotransferase, translating into MKPVAKSAKLANVCYDIRGPVLEKARQMEEEGHKIIKLNIGNLAVFGLEPPEEIVQDMIRNLPHTAGYTDSKGLFAPRRAVVHYTQEKGIRGVTVDDVYLGNGASELIGMSMNALLNDGDEVLIPAPDYPLYTAVVSLSGGTPVHYMCDEQSDWMPDIADIKAKITPRTKALVVINPNNPTGALYPESVLLELVEIARQHQLIVFADEIYDKTLYDGNTHTSIASLADDVLFVTFNGLSKNYRSCGYRAGWMVVSGEKRHARDYIEGLNMLASMRLCANTPGQLAIQTALGGYQSIKDLVAPGGRLCRQRDLAHQLLTDIPGVTCVKPKAALYMFPRLDPKMYPIEDDQQFAYELLADEKVLIVQGTGFNWPYPDHFRLVFLPNSDDLTEAIGRIARFLDHYRKRHSL; encoded by the coding sequence TTGAAACCCGTCGCCAAGTCAGCGAAGCTGGCCAATGTGTGCTACGACATCCGAGGCCCGGTGCTGGAGAAGGCCCGGCAGATGGAGGAAGAGGGCCACAAGATCATCAAGCTCAACATCGGCAACCTGGCGGTCTTCGGCCTGGAGCCTCCGGAAGAGATCGTGCAGGACATGATCCGCAACCTGCCGCACACGGCGGGCTACACGGACTCCAAGGGGCTCTTCGCGCCGCGCCGCGCGGTGGTCCACTACACGCAGGAAAAGGGCATCCGCGGCGTCACGGTCGATGACGTCTACCTCGGCAACGGGGCCTCGGAGCTGATCGGCATGAGCATGAACGCGCTGCTCAACGACGGCGACGAGGTGCTGATCCCGGCCCCCGACTACCCGCTGTATACGGCGGTCGTGTCGTTGTCGGGGGGTACGCCGGTGCACTACATGTGCGACGAACAGTCGGACTGGATGCCGGACATCGCCGACATCAAGGCCAAGATCACGCCGCGCACGAAGGCGCTGGTGGTCATCAATCCCAACAACCCCACGGGGGCGTTGTACCCCGAGTCGGTGCTGCTCGAACTGGTGGAAATCGCGCGCCAGCACCAGCTGATCGTCTTCGCCGACGAGATCTACGACAAGACGCTCTACGACGGCAACACGCACACGAGCATCGCCTCGCTGGCCGACGACGTGCTGTTCGTCACCTTCAACGGCTTGTCGAAGAACTACCGTTCCTGCGGCTACCGGGCCGGCTGGATGGTCGTCTCGGGCGAGAAGCGGCACGCGCGCGATTACATCGAGGGGCTCAACATGCTGGCCTCGATGCGGCTGTGCGCGAACACGCCGGGGCAGCTCGCGATCCAGACGGCCCTGGGCGGCTACCAGAGCATCAAGGACCTGGTCGCGCCGGGCGGGCGGCTGTGCCGCCAGCGCGACCTCGCGCACCAGCTGCTCACCGACATCCCGGGCGTGACCTGCGTGAAGCCCAAGGCGGCCCTGTACATGTTCCCGCGGTTGGACCCGAAGATGTACCCGATCGAGGACGATCAGCAGTTCGCCTACGAGTTGCTCGCGGACGAGAAGGTGCTGATCGTGCAGGGCACGGGCTTCAACTGGCCCTATCCCGACCACTTCCGGCTCGTGTTCCTTCCCAACTCGGACGACCTGACCGAGGCGATCGGGCGCATCGCGCGGTTCCTCGATCACTATCGCAAACGCCATTCCCTCTGA